A stretch of Paenibacillus peoriae DNA encodes these proteins:
- a CDS encoding DHA2 family efflux MFS transporter permease subunit: MDQKMSVGRILSVLLLGAFISILNQTLLNVAIPHLMNDFNVSATTVQWLSTGYMLTNGILIPITAFLIESFGTRALFISAMGLFTAGSVVCAASTGFAPMLVGRVIQASGAGIIMPVVMNVFLTVFPPEKRGAAMGTMGIAMMFAPAIGPTLSGYIVEHYSWRLLFLLVIPLAVIDILFAIRWLKNVSKLTKPNFDLLGTVFSTLGFGFLLYGFSSAGDKGWGSNTVILTLAAGIVFIVLFIVRELNMLQPMLEFRVFKYDIFTVSTLVGATVNMTMFGGMLLLPIYLQNIRGFTPLQSGLLLLPGALLMGVMSPISGAVFDRIGARPLAIIGLIITAVTTWEFSLLTDATTYGHIMIIYTIRSFGMSLLMMSVQTEGLNQLPPHLGSHGTAMSNTVRQIAGSIGTAWLITVMSSRTTIHVADYANVATTANVPLTEGVAQLGQTLAQTAGISTESGSSLALQQVYRNAVTESTIHGINDAFIIATGIALAGLLFSLFLRRSTPRRR; encoded by the coding sequence ATGGATCAAAAAATGTCCGTCGGACGTATTCTGTCCGTGCTGCTGCTAGGCGCCTTCATTTCGATTTTGAATCAAACGCTGCTTAACGTGGCCATTCCACACTTAATGAATGATTTCAATGTGTCTGCCACAACCGTTCAATGGCTTTCCACCGGATATATGCTAACCAACGGGATTTTGATTCCTATCACTGCTTTTCTGATTGAGTCCTTCGGAACACGTGCGCTGTTCATCTCCGCGATGGGGTTATTTACTGCCGGGTCTGTCGTCTGTGCTGCCAGTACCGGCTTTGCGCCTATGCTGGTTGGACGTGTTATCCAGGCCAGCGGAGCAGGCATCATCATGCCTGTGGTGATGAACGTGTTCCTGACTGTGTTTCCTCCAGAAAAACGGGGCGCTGCCATGGGTACTATGGGAATCGCCATGATGTTTGCCCCGGCGATTGGACCAACTTTATCCGGCTATATTGTGGAGCATTACAGCTGGCGGCTGCTATTTTTACTTGTTATTCCGCTGGCGGTCATTGATATTCTGTTTGCCATACGCTGGCTCAAAAATGTATCCAAGCTAACGAAACCGAACTTTGACCTGCTGGGAACCGTCTTTTCCACCCTTGGGTTTGGCTTCCTGCTGTATGGCTTTAGTTCAGCTGGGGACAAAGGCTGGGGTAGCAATACAGTAATACTCACACTCGCTGCCGGGATTGTGTTTATTGTATTGTTTATCGTGCGCGAGCTGAACATGCTACAGCCGATGCTGGAGTTCCGTGTGTTTAAATATGATATTTTTACTGTATCAACCTTAGTCGGGGCTACCGTCAACATGACGATGTTTGGCGGTATGCTGCTGCTGCCAATCTATTTGCAAAATATACGCGGCTTTACACCGTTGCAATCCGGTCTGCTGCTGTTGCCGGGTGCACTGCTGATGGGTGTGATGTCACCCATATCAGGGGCAGTATTTGACCGTATAGGCGCAAGGCCGTTGGCGATCATTGGGCTGATCATTACGGCAGTCACGACATGGGAGTTCAGTCTGCTAACCGACGCCACCACCTACGGACATATTATGATCATCTATACGATTCGCAGCTTCGGAATGTCACTGCTGATGATGTCCGTCCAGACGGAAGGGCTAAACCAGTTGCCTCCCCATCTCGGTAGCCATGGTACAGCCATGTCCAATACAGTACGGCAAATTGCCGGGTCTATCGGTACCGCTTGGCTCATTACTGTAATGAGCAGCCGGACCACGATTCATGTAGCGGATTATGCGAATGTCGCTACCACCGCCAATGTTCCTTTAACCGAAGGGGTAGCACAGTTGGGACAAACCCTCGCGCAAACGGCGGGTATTTCAACAGAAAGTGGTTCATCGTTGGCGCTACAACAGGTGTACCGAAATGCTGTTACGGAATCGACGATCCATGGCATTAATGATGCCTTTATCATTGCTACAGGGATTGCGCTGGCAGGGCTATTGTTTTCTTTGTTCTTACGACGGTCTACGCCACGCCGAAGATAG
- a CDS encoding heavy metal translocating P-type ATPase, with protein sequence MQAVQRLQDTLSPSNRTLSKNSGSGRPGPNRKPQFQLKSMLKNKEMQAALGSGLLMLMAWGVSHWWQWLSVILYVVSYALGGWSKAREGVETLIREHDLDVNLLMIAASLGAAAIGYWNEGAMLIFIFALSGALESYTTERSSKDISELMALKPETALRLSREGTETVGIEQLLPGDLLLVKPGELIPADGRISKGVSAVNQASITGESIPVNKVEGDEVYAGTINGEGVLYVEVSQSSENTLFSKIIRMVEEAQTEVPDSQRFIKTFESVYARIVVAVTLIVIAGAPIALGWTWAAAFYKAMVFLVVASPCALVSSIMPVMLSAISNRARRGILFKGGAHVENMALTSVVAFDKTGTLTMGSPVVTDWITAAEYDADELLHMVATIESYSLHPLARAIVAKAEADLGQRDLLPTEEVQALTGWGMEGIIGGVKWKIGRTNVLDEPGSLAEPKWMESRARLEAEGKTVSIILANDRIAGMLALRDELRPQAQESVKRLQAQGIRVVMLTGDRPETAAVIAAQAGVDAVYAGLMPEDKVSHIRMLREQYGHVVMVGDGVNDAPALTAATVGLGMGMHGSGAALEVADVVLMNDGIEEIAPTVALARKAQRVVKQNMIFAVSVILLLVISNFVQDIALPFGVIGHEGSTLLVILNGLRLLRS encoded by the coding sequence ATGCAAGCTGTTCAACGATTACAAGATACATTGTCTCCCTCTAACCGAACCCTTTCAAAAAACAGTGGCAGCGGACGACCCGGTCCGAATCGTAAGCCGCAATTTCAGCTTAAAAGTATGCTGAAAAACAAGGAGATGCAAGCTGCTCTAGGTAGTGGATTGCTGATGTTGATGGCATGGGGAGTCTCACATTGGTGGCAATGGCTATCGGTCATTCTGTATGTGGTGTCCTATGCCCTTGGGGGCTGGTCCAAAGCCAGGGAAGGAGTCGAAACACTGATCCGAGAACATGATCTGGATGTTAACCTGCTCATGATTGCTGCCTCCCTAGGAGCTGCGGCCATTGGCTATTGGAATGAAGGAGCCATGCTGATCTTTATTTTTGCACTCAGCGGTGCGCTGGAGAGCTATACCACCGAGCGTAGTAGTAAGGATATTTCTGAGCTTATGGCGTTGAAGCCGGAAACGGCTTTGCGCTTGTCTCGCGAGGGGACCGAAACGGTCGGCATTGAGCAGCTGTTGCCAGGCGACCTGCTGCTGGTGAAGCCGGGCGAACTGATTCCGGCGGACGGCCGAATCTCTAAGGGCGTTTCGGCAGTGAATCAGGCATCGATTACCGGTGAATCTATTCCGGTAAATAAGGTGGAAGGTGACGAGGTATATGCGGGCACCATTAATGGAGAAGGGGTGCTATATGTGGAGGTTAGTCAGTCCTCAGAGAACACTTTATTTTCGAAAATCATTCGTATGGTGGAAGAGGCTCAGACCGAAGTTCCTGATTCCCAGCGTTTTATTAAAACGTTCGAATCGGTGTACGCTCGAATTGTTGTTGCTGTCACGCTGATCGTCATTGCCGGTGCACCCATAGCATTAGGCTGGACGTGGGCAGCAGCGTTTTACAAGGCTATGGTGTTCCTCGTCGTGGCCTCCCCCTGTGCGCTCGTATCATCCATTATGCCAGTAATGCTATCGGCCATTTCCAACCGTGCCCGACGGGGCATCCTGTTCAAAGGTGGTGCACATGTGGAGAATATGGCATTGACTTCTGTTGTTGCTTTTGACAAAACAGGCACGTTAACGATGGGGTCACCTGTCGTCACGGATTGGATTACCGCCGCAGAATACGATGCCGATGAGTTATTGCATATGGTCGCCACAATTGAAAGCTATTCTTTGCATCCACTGGCGCGAGCGATTGTAGCCAAAGCCGAAGCTGATTTGGGACAGAGAGATCTTCTTCCAACCGAAGAAGTGCAGGCACTCACCGGATGGGGAATGGAAGGCATCATAGGTGGGGTGAAGTGGAAAATTGGGCGTACAAATGTACTGGATGAACCTGGTTCTCTGGCAGAGCCAAAGTGGATGGAGAGTCGGGCCCGGCTGGAAGCTGAGGGCAAAACCGTATCCATCATCCTCGCGAATGATCGGATTGCCGGAATGCTGGCACTACGCGACGAGCTGCGTCCGCAGGCCCAAGAGTCCGTGAAACGACTGCAAGCGCAGGGTATCCGGGTTGTCATGCTAACCGGGGACCGTCCAGAAACGGCCGCTGTGATCGCGGCGCAGGCCGGAGTTGACGCCGTGTATGCTGGCTTAATGCCGGAGGACAAAGTCAGCCATATTCGCATGCTGCGGGAGCAGTACGGGCATGTCGTCATGGTCGGCGACGGTGTGAACGACGCTCCTGCGTTGACAGCGGCAACCGTAGGACTAGGCATGGGGATGCATGGCAGCGGAGCCGCACTGGAGGTCGCAGACGTTGTGCTGATGAACGATGGAATCGAGGAGATTGCTCCGACGGTAGCACTGGCCCGCAAGGCGCAGCGGGTGGTTAAACAAAATATGATCTTTGCGGTAAGTGTCATTTTGCTGCTTGTGATCAGCAACTTTGTGCAAGATATAGCCCTGCCATTTGGGGTTATTGGGCATGAAGGTAGCACATTACTGGTTATTTTGAATGGCCTGCGCTTATTACGGTCATAG
- a CDS encoding HlyD family secretion protein: MNSRAILVNLLVIIIILAGGGAAAYYYNQSANYIKTDNAQVSGQAVTVASPGAGKLTGWNAEVGKTYTAGSTLGNVEGGGSRISVTIPTDGTIVQQSAVNNSIVGAGTPLAKAFDLNNLWITANIDETAVQDLQVGQTVDVYIDAYPDTSLSGKLEKIGLATASTFSLLPTSNTTANYTKVTQVVPVNISIQGYKGLGIIPGMSATIRVHK; this comes from the coding sequence ATGAATTCACGCGCCATATTAGTCAACTTGCTAGTTATTATCATTATTCTGGCAGGAGGTGGAGCCGCCGCCTATTACTACAATCAATCCGCCAACTACATAAAAACCGATAATGCCCAAGTGAGTGGACAAGCGGTTACCGTTGCCTCTCCAGGCGCTGGCAAGCTCACAGGCTGGAATGCTGAAGTTGGTAAAACCTACACCGCTGGAAGCACACTGGGTAATGTAGAAGGAGGCGGAAGCCGAATTAGCGTTACGATTCCAACCGATGGTACCATCGTGCAGCAATCTGCGGTCAACAACTCAATTGTTGGGGCAGGCACGCCTTTAGCGAAGGCTTTTGATCTAAACAATTTATGGATTACCGCCAATATAGACGAAACGGCTGTACAGGATCTTCAAGTAGGACAAACCGTAGATGTATATATTGATGCTTACCCGGATACGTCCCTGAGCGGTAAACTCGAAAAGATCGGCCTGGCGACCGCATCGACTTTTTCACTACTGCCCACTTCCAACACCACTGCCAACTATACCAAGGTGACGCAGGTCGTGCCTGTCAATATTTCCATTCAAGGTTACAAGGGGCTGGGTATTATCCCGGGAATGAGTGCGACTATCAGAGTTCACAAGTAG